A stretch of Rhododendron vialii isolate Sample 1 chromosome 4a, ASM3025357v1 DNA encodes these proteins:
- the LOC131322928 gene encoding uncharacterized protein LOC131322928 isoform X2, with protein MRRSKRKAIQNTAAVTISDLPNHITCDILSRLSLNSIFACKRVCKLWRDLTLEPYFAKLHLSRSPLSLISYRRGLENLRFICYFDIEREHFRSFPLPSHIGKYPVCLEVVDNGLYLHNWHSSHVWRFWAMKDYGDFGSWTLEWVIEEPIIYKFKGLVRPLKMLKDGSLLMTFYGFTDATKTIIASYNPRTRVLKKNKYHLSGRWCTAVADIPCFFSLMDALK; from the exons ATGAGAAGATCAAAGAGAAAGGCAATTCAGAACACCGCCGCCGTCACCATTTCAGACCTTCCGAACCACATCACGTGCGACATTCTATCTCGACTCTCTCTCAACTCCATCTTCGCCTGCAAGCGAGTTTGCAAGCTCTGGCGCGACCTCACTCTCGAACCCTACTTCGCCAAATTGCATCTTTCAAGGTCTCCTCTCAGCCTGATTTCCTACCGCCGCG GTCTTGAGAATTTACGGTTCATTTGCTACTTCGATATCGAGAGAGAGCACTTCCGAAGCTTTCCCCTGCCGTCCCACATTGGAAAATATCCTGTTTGTCTTGAGGTTGTAGATAATGGGTTGTACCTTCACAACTGGCATTCGAGCCATGTATGGAGATTCTGGGCAATGAAAGATTACGGGGACTTTGGGTCCTGGACTTTGGAATGGGTCATTGAAGAACCAATTATTTACAAGTTTAAAGGACTTGTCAGGCCGTTGAAAATGTTGAAAGATGGAAGCCTGTTGATGACGTTCTACGGTTTTACGGATGCCACCAAGACTATTATAGCATCTTACAATCCACGAACAAGAGTGCTGAAAAAGAATAAGTATCATCTTAGTGGACGCTGGTGCACTGCAGTTGCTGACATACCGTGTTTCTTCTCTCTAATGGATGCTTTGAAATGA
- the LOC131322928 gene encoding F-box/kelch-repeat protein At3g17530-like isoform X1 encodes MRRSKRKAIQNTAAVTISDLPNHITCDILSRLSLNSIFACKRVCKLWRDLTLEPYFAKLHLSRSPLSLISYRRGNDIDNSPSYFEILQLYDPLVLRRRDATMKFRTDIYFPRIHMAASCNGSILLSNSSYDDLVVCNPLRAQQLILPKPPKLALQTHKVAQLGFGHSPSTDQYKVLRFTSNNVFRPCRLNCEIFTIGIDDEWRSMGDTGQLPALIISKIIFLNGALYWIGLENLRFICYFDIEREHFRSFPLPSHIGKYPVCLEVVDNGLYLHNWHSSHVWRFWAMKDYGDFGSWTLEWVIEEPIIYKFKGLVRPLKMLKDGSLLMTFYGFTDATKTIIASYNPRTRVLKKNKYHLSGRWCTAVADIPCFFSLMDALK; translated from the coding sequence ATGAGAAGATCAAAGAGAAAGGCAATTCAGAACACCGCCGCCGTCACCATTTCAGACCTTCCGAACCACATCACGTGCGACATTCTATCTCGACTCTCTCTCAACTCCATCTTCGCCTGCAAGCGAGTTTGCAAGCTCTGGCGCGACCTCACTCTCGAACCCTACTTCGCCAAATTGCATCTTTCAAGGTCTCCTCTCAGCCTGATTTCCTACCGCCGCGGTAATGATATTGATAACTCCCCCTCCTACTTCGAAATTCTCCAACTCTACGATCCCCTTGTTTTACGGCGCCGCGATGCCACCATGAAGTTCAGAACTGATATCTACTTCCCTCGTATACATATGGCAGCCTCATGTAATGGGTCAATTTTGTTGTCAAATTCCTCGTATGATGACCTCGTTGTGTGTAACCCACTCAGGGCACAACAACTTATTCTTCCAAAACCTCCGAAATTGGCACTACAGACCCATAAAGTAGCCCAATTGGGGTTTGGGCATAGTCCATCAACTGACCAGTACAAGGTGCTAAGATTTACTAGTAATAATGTTTTTAGACCATGTAGATTGAACTGTGAAATTTTCACAATCGGGATTGATGATGAGTGGAGGAGCATGGGGGACACTGGACAACTACCTGCTCTTATTatctcaaaaattatttttctgaatGGGGCTCTTTACTGGATAGGTCTTGAGAATTTACGGTTCATTTGCTACTTCGATATCGAGAGAGAGCACTTCCGAAGCTTTCCCCTGCCGTCCCACATTGGAAAATATCCTGTTTGTCTTGAGGTTGTAGATAATGGGTTGTACCTTCACAACTGGCATTCGAGCCATGTATGGAGATTCTGGGCAATGAAAGATTACGGGGACTTTGGGTCCTGGACTTTGGAATGGGTCATTGAAGAACCAATTATTTACAAGTTTAAAGGACTTGTCAGGCCGTTGAAAATGTTGAAAGATGGAAGCCTGTTGATGACGTTCTACGGTTTTACGGATGCCACCAAGACTATTATAGCATCTTACAATCCACGAACAAGAGTGCTGAAAAAGAATAAGTATCATCTTAGTGGACGCTGGTGCACTGCAGTTGCTGACATACCGTGTTTCTTCTCTCTAATGGATGCTTTGAAATGA